A section of the Oryza sativa Japonica Group chromosome 1, ASM3414082v1 genome encodes:
- the LOC4325758 gene encoding bTB/POZ domain and ankyrin repeat-containing protein NPR5 isoform X1, whose translation MEETLKSLSMDYLNLLINGQAFSDVTFSVEGRLVHAHRCILAARSLFFRKFFCGAAADQAAAPPGALLLDHLSPRSPSGGASASSPRGAGGSAAAAAAATPGAVIPVSSVSYEVFLLLLQFLYSGQVSLVPQKGEPRPGCGERGCWHTHCAAAVDLALDTLAAARSFGVEELALLTQLAGMVEKASIEDVMKVLMASRKQDLHQLWTTCSHLVAKSGLPPEVLAKHLPIDVVAKIDELRLKSMSRRSPFLSHHHHHPHAAAAGIEASSAAELDDHHKIRRMRRALDSSDVELVKLMVMGEGLNLDDALALHYAVENCSREVVKALLELGAADVNHPAGPAGKTPLHVAAEMVCPDMVAVLLDHHADPNVRTVDGVTPLDILRTLTSDFLFKGAVPGLAHIEPNKLRLCLELVQSAAMVMSREDAQTAAVNAAPIYGESPGGGGGGGVYNASGTSSSMVNLSLDNRMVYLNLGMDAQFGKMNDGGDGDDGGSRGPSSLFSPHGFP comes from the exons atggaggaAACCCTCAAGTCGCTGTCCATGGACTACCTCAACCTGCTCATCAACGGGCAGGCGTTCAGCGACGTCACGTTCAGCGTGGAGGGCCGCCTGGTGCACGCCCACCGCTGCATCCTCGCCGCGCGCAGCCTCTTCTTCCGCAAGTTCTtctgcggcgccgccgccgaccaggccgccgcgccgccgggcgCGCTCCTCCTGGATCACCTCAGCCCGCGCTCCCCTTCCggcggcgcctccgcctcctccccgcgcggcgccgggggctccgccgccgccgccgccgcggcgacgcccGGCGCCGTGATACCGGTCAGCTCGGTCAGCTACGAGGTGTTCCTGCTGCTCCTCCAGTTCCTGTACAGCGGTCAGGTGTCGCTGGTGCCGCAGAAGGGTGAGCCACGGCCGGGCTGCGGCGAGCGCGGCTGCTGGCACAcccactgcgccgccgccgtcgacctcgccctcgacaccctcgccgccgcgcgctccttCGGCGTCGAGGAGCTCGCCCTCCTCACCCAG CTGGCAGGCATGGTGGAGAAGGCGTCGATCGAGGACGTGATGAAGGTGCTTATGGCGTCGAGGAAGCAGGACCTGCACCAGCTGTGGACAACGTGCTCCCACCTCGTCGCCAAGTCGGGGCTCCCGCCGGAGGTGCTCGCCAAGCACCTCCCCATCGACGTCGTCGCCAAGATCGACGAGCTCCGCCTCAAGTCCATgtcgcgccgctcgccgttcctctcgcaccaccaccaccacccgcacgcggccgccgccggcatcgaggcgtcgtcggcggccgaGCTCGACGACCACCACAAGATCCGCCGCATGCGCCGCGCGCTCGACTCCTCCGACGTCGAGCTCGTCAAGCTCATGGTGATGGGGGAGGGGCTCAACCTCGACGACGCCCTCGCGCTGCACTACGCCGTCGAGAACTGCAGCCGGGAGGTGGTCAAGGCGCTGCTGGagctcggcgccgccgacgtcaACCACCCGGCGGGCCCCGCCGGGAAGACGCCGCTGCACGTCGCGGCGGAGATGGTGTGCCCGGACATGGTGGCCGTGCTGCTCGACCACCACGCCGACCCCAACGTCCGCACCGTCGACGGCGTCACGCCGCTCGACATCCTCCGCACGCTCACCTCCGACTTCCTCTTCAAGGGCGCCGTGCCCGGCCTGGCGCACATCGAGCCCAACAAGCTCCGCCTCTGCCTGGAGCTCGTGCAGTCGGCGGCCATGGTGATGTCCCGGGAGGACGCCCAGACCGCCGCGGTCAATGCGGCGCCCATCTACGGCGAgtcccccggcggcggcggcggcggtggcgtgtaCAATGCCAGTGGCACCAGCTCGAGCATGGTGAACCTGAGCTTGGACAACAGGATGGTGTACCTGAACCTGGGGATGGACGCGCAGTTCGGGAAGATgaacgacggtggcgacggcgacgacggcgggagcAGAGGGCCATCGTCGTTGTTCTCCCCACATGGCTTCCCCTGA
- the LOC4325758 gene encoding bTB/POZ domain and ankyrin repeat-containing protein NPR5: MEETLKSLSMDYLNLLINGQAFSDVTFSVEGRLVHAHRCILAARSLFFRKFFCGAAADQAAAPPGALLLDHLSPRSPSGGASASSPRGAGGSAAAAAAATPGAVIPVSSVSYEVFLLLLQFLYSGQVSLVPQKGEPRPGCGERGCWHTHCAAAVDLALDTLAAARSFGVEELALLTQKQLAGMVEKASIEDVMKVLMASRKQDLHQLWTTCSHLVAKSGLPPEVLAKHLPIDVVAKIDELRLKSMSRRSPFLSHHHHHPHAAAAGIEASSAAELDDHHKIRRMRRALDSSDVELVKLMVMGEGLNLDDALALHYAVENCSREVVKALLELGAADVNHPAGPAGKTPLHVAAEMVCPDMVAVLLDHHADPNVRTVDGVTPLDILRTLTSDFLFKGAVPGLAHIEPNKLRLCLELVQSAAMVMSREDAQTAAVNAAPIYGESPGGGGGGGVYNASGTSSSMVNLSLDNRMVYLNLGMDAQFGKMNDGGDGDDGGSRGPSSLFSPHGFP, encoded by the exons atggaggaAACCCTCAAGTCGCTGTCCATGGACTACCTCAACCTGCTCATCAACGGGCAGGCGTTCAGCGACGTCACGTTCAGCGTGGAGGGCCGCCTGGTGCACGCCCACCGCTGCATCCTCGCCGCGCGCAGCCTCTTCTTCCGCAAGTTCTtctgcggcgccgccgccgaccaggccgccgcgccgccgggcgCGCTCCTCCTGGATCACCTCAGCCCGCGCTCCCCTTCCggcggcgcctccgcctcctccccgcgcggcgccgggggctccgccgccgccgccgccgcggcgacgcccGGCGCCGTGATACCGGTCAGCTCGGTCAGCTACGAGGTGTTCCTGCTGCTCCTCCAGTTCCTGTACAGCGGTCAGGTGTCGCTGGTGCCGCAGAAGGGTGAGCCACGGCCGGGCTGCGGCGAGCGCGGCTGCTGGCACAcccactgcgccgccgccgtcgacctcgccctcgacaccctcgccgccgcgcgctccttCGGCGTCGAGGAGCTCGCCCTCCTCACCCAG AAGCAGCTGGCAGGCATGGTGGAGAAGGCGTCGATCGAGGACGTGATGAAGGTGCTTATGGCGTCGAGGAAGCAGGACCTGCACCAGCTGTGGACAACGTGCTCCCACCTCGTCGCCAAGTCGGGGCTCCCGCCGGAGGTGCTCGCCAAGCACCTCCCCATCGACGTCGTCGCCAAGATCGACGAGCTCCGCCTCAAGTCCATgtcgcgccgctcgccgttcctctcgcaccaccaccaccacccgcacgcggccgccgccggcatcgaggcgtcgtcggcggccgaGCTCGACGACCACCACAAGATCCGCCGCATGCGCCGCGCGCTCGACTCCTCCGACGTCGAGCTCGTCAAGCTCATGGTGATGGGGGAGGGGCTCAACCTCGACGACGCCCTCGCGCTGCACTACGCCGTCGAGAACTGCAGCCGGGAGGTGGTCAAGGCGCTGCTGGagctcggcgccgccgacgtcaACCACCCGGCGGGCCCCGCCGGGAAGACGCCGCTGCACGTCGCGGCGGAGATGGTGTGCCCGGACATGGTGGCCGTGCTGCTCGACCACCACGCCGACCCCAACGTCCGCACCGTCGACGGCGTCACGCCGCTCGACATCCTCCGCACGCTCACCTCCGACTTCCTCTTCAAGGGCGCCGTGCCCGGCCTGGCGCACATCGAGCCCAACAAGCTCCGCCTCTGCCTGGAGCTCGTGCAGTCGGCGGCCATGGTGATGTCCCGGGAGGACGCCCAGACCGCCGCGGTCAATGCGGCGCCCATCTACGGCGAgtcccccggcggcggcggcggcggtggcgtgtaCAATGCCAGTGGCACCAGCTCGAGCATGGTGAACCTGAGCTTGGACAACAGGATGGTGTACCTGAACCTGGGGATGGACGCGCAGTTCGGGAAGATgaacgacggtggcgacggcgacgacggcgggagcAGAGGGCCATCGTCGTTGTTCTCCCCACATGGCTTCCCCTGA